The Amaranthus tricolor chloroplast, complete genome genome has a window encoding:
- the rpoB gene encoding RNA polymerase beta subunit, whose amino-acid sequence MLRDGNEGMSTIPGFNQIQFEGFCRFIDQGLTEELYKFPKMEDTDQEIEFQLFVETYQLAEPLIKEKDAVYESLTYSSELYVSAGLIWKTSGEMQEQTIWIGNIPLMNSLGTFIVNGIYRIVINQILQSPGIYYRSELDHNGISVYTGTIISDWGGRSELEIDRKARIWARVSRKQKISILILSSAMGSNLREILDNVCYPEIFLSFLNDKEKKKIGSKENAILEFYQQFACVGGDPVFSESLCKDLQKKFFQQRCELGRIGRRNMNRRLNLDIPSNNTFLLPRDILAAADHLIGMKFGMGTLDDMNHLKNKRIRSVADLLQDQFGLALVRLENVVRGTISGAIRHKLIPTPQNLVTSTPLTTAFESFFGLHPLSQVLDRTNPLTQIVHGRKLSYLGPGGLTGRTASFRIRDIHPSHYGRICPIDTSEGINVGLIGSLAIHARIGPWGSLESPYYEISERSKRVQILYLSPSKDEYYMLASGNSLALNQGSQEEQVVPARYRQEFLTIAWEQVHLRSIFSFQYFSIGASLIPFIEHNDANRALMSSNMQRQAVPLSQSEKCIVGTGLERQAALDSGVLAIAEREGKIIYTTTDKMILSGNGNTINIPLVMYQRSNKNTCMHQKPRIPRGKCVKKGQILADGAATVGGELALGKNVLVAYMPWEGYNFEDAVLISERLVYEDIYTSFHIRRYEIQTYVTSQGPEKVTSEIPHLEAHLLRNLDKNGIVRLGSWVETGDILVGKLTPQMAKESSYAPEDRLLRAILGIQVSTSKETCLKLPIGGRGRVIDVRWIQKKGGSSYNPEMIHVYILQKREIKIGDKVAGRHGNKGIISRILPRQDMPYLQDGRPVDMIFNPLGVPSRMNVGQIFECSLGLAGSLLDRHYRIAPFDERYEQEASRKLVFSELYEASKQTANPWVFEPEYPGKSRIFDGRTGDPFEQPVIIGNPYILKLIHQVDDKIHGRSSGHYALVTQQPLRGRAKQGGQRVGEMEVWALEGFGVAHILQEMLTYKSDHIKARQEVLGTTIIGGTITNPEDAPESFRLLVRELRSLALELNHFLVSEKNFQINRREA is encoded by the coding sequence ATGCTACGGGATGGAAATGAAGGAATGTCTACAATTCCTGGATTTAATCAGATACAATTTGAAGGATTTTGTAGGTTCATTGATCAGGGCTTAACAGAAGAACTTTATAAGTTTCCAAAAATGGAAGATACAGACCAAGAAATTGAATTTCAATTATTTGTGGAAACATATCAATTGGCAGAACCTTTGATAAAAGAAAAAGATGCTGTGTATGAATCACTTACATATTCTTCTGAATTATATGTGTCCGCGGGATTAATTTGGAAAACTAGCGGGGAGATGCAAGAACAAACAATTTGGATTGGAAATATTCCTCTAATGAATTCCCTGGGAACTTTTATAGTAAATGGAATATACAGAATTGTGATCAATCAAATATTGCAAAGCCCGGGTATTTATTACCGATCCGAGTTGGACCATAACGGAATTTCGGTCTATACCGGCACCATAATATCAGATTGGGGAGGAAGATCAGAATTAGAGATTGATCGAAAAGCAAGGATATGGGCTCGTGTGAGTAGGAAACAGAAAATATCTATTTTAATTCTATCATCAGCTATGGGTTCGAATTTACGAGAAATTCTGGATAATGTTTGCTACCCAGAAATTTTCTTGTCTTTCCTGAATGATAAAGAGAAAAAAAAAATAGGGTCAAAAGAAAATGCCATTTTGGAGTTTTATCAACAATTTGCTTGTGTGGGTGGGGATCCAGTATTTTCGGAATCCTTATGTAAGGACTTACAAAAAAAATTCTTTCAACAAAGATGCGAATTAGGAAGGATTGGTCGACGAAATATGAACCGGCGACTGAACCTTGATATACCCTCAAACAATACGTTTTTGTTACCGCGGGATATATTGGCAGCTGCGGATCATTTGATCGGAATGAAATTTGGAATGGGTACACTTGATGATATGAATCATTTGAAAAATAAACGTATTCGTTCTGTAGCAGATCTCTTACAAGATCAATTCGGATTGGCTCTAGTTCGTTTAGAAAATGTGGTTCGCGGAACTATATCTGGAGCAATTCGGCATAAATTAATACCGACTCCTCAGAATTTGGTAACTTCAACTCCATTAACAACGGCTTTTGAATCTTTTTTTGGATTACACCCATTATCTCAAGTTTTGGATCGAACTAATCCATTGACACAAATAGTTCATGGGAGAAAATTGAGTTATTTGGGCCCAGGGGGATTGACAGGGCGAACTGCTAGTTTTCGGATACGAGATATCCATCCTAGTCACTATGGGCGTATTTGTCCAATTGACACGTCTGAAGGAATTAATGTTGGGCTTATTGGATCCTTAGCAATTCACGCGAGGATTGGGCCTTGGGGGTCTCTAGAAAGCCCTTATTATGAAATTTCTGAGAGATCAAAAAGGGTACAGATCCTTTATTTATCACCAAGTAAAGACGAATACTATATGTTAGCGTCCGGAAATTCTTTGGCCCTGAATCAAGGTAGTCAGGAGGAGCAGGTTGTTCCAGCCCGATACCGTCAAGAATTCCTGACTATTGCGTGGGAACAAGTTCATCTTCGAAGTATCTTTTCCTTCCAATATTTTTCTATTGGAGCTTCCCTGATTCCTTTTATCGAGCACAATGATGCAAATCGAGCTTTAATGAGTTCTAATATGCAACGTCAAGCAGTTCCGCTTTCTCAGTCCGAGAAGTGCATTGTTGGAACTGGGTTGGAACGCCAAGCGGCTCTAGATTCAGGAGTTCTTGCTATAGCCGAACGTGAGGGAAAGATTATTTATACAACTACTGACAAGATGATTTTATCAGGCAATGGCAATACTATAAACATTCCATTAGTTATGTATCAACGTTCCAACAAAAATACTTGTATGCATCAAAAACCCCGGATTCCACGGGGAAAATGCGTTAAAAAGGGACAAATTTTAGCAGATGGTGCCGCTACAGTTGGTGGTGAACTAGCTTTGGGAAAAAACGTATTAGTAGCTTATATGCCGTGGGAAGGGTACAATTTTGAAGATGCGGTACTCATTAGTGAGCGTCTTGTGTATGAAGATATTTATACTTCTTTTCACATACGGAGATATGAAATTCAGACTTATGTGACAAGTCAAGGTCCTGAAAAGGTCACTAGCGAAATACCACATTTAGAAGCTCATTTACTCCGCAATTTAGACAAAAATGGAATTGTGAGGCTGGGATCGTGGGTAGAAACAGGTGATATTTTAGTAGGTAAATTAACGCCTCAGATGGCAAAAGAATCTTCGTATGCTCCAGAAGATAGATTATTACGAGCTATACTTGGCATTCAGGTATCCACATCAAAGGAAACTTGTCTAAAACTGCCTATAGGGGGTAGGGGGCGAGTTATTGATGTGAGATGGATCCAGAAAAAGGGGGGTTCTAGTTATAATCCAGAAATGATTCATGTATATATTTTACAGAAACGTGAAATCAAAATAGGTGATAAAGTAGCTGGAAGGCATGGAAATAAGGGTATCATTTCCAGAATTTTGCCTAGACAAGATATGCCTTATTTGCAAGATGGAAGACCCGTTGATATGATCTTTAACCCATTAGGAGTACCGTCACGAATGAATGTAGGACAGATATTTGAATGTTCGCTCGGGTTAGCGGGGAGTCTGCTAGATAGACATTATCGAATAGCACCTTTTGATGAGAGATATGAACAAGAGGCTTCGAGAAAACTAGTGTTTTCGGAATTATATGAAGCCAGTAAGCAAACAGCGAATCCATGGGTATTTGAACCCGAGTATCCGGGAAAGAGTCGAATATTTGATGGAAGAACGGGAGATCCTTTTGAACAGCCTGTTATAATAGGAAATCCTTATATATTGAAATTAATTCATCAAGTTGATGATAAAATCCACGGCCGTTCTAGTGGACATTATGCACTTGTTACACAACAACCCCTTCGAGGAAGAGCCAAGCAAGGAGGACAGAGGGTAGGAGAAATGGAGGTTTGGGCTCTAGAAGGATTTGGTGTTGCTCATATTTTACAAGAAATGCTTACTTATAAATCGGATCATATTAAAGCTCGCCAAGAAGTACTTGGTACTACGATCATTGGGGGAACAATAACTAACCCCGAAGATGCTCCAGAATCTTTTCGACTGCTTGTTCGAGAACTACGATCTTTAGCTCTGGAACTGAATCATTTCCTTGTATCTGAAAAAAACTTCCAGATTAATAGGAGGGAAGCTTAA
- the petN gene encoding cytochrome b6/f complex subunit VIII, with amino-acid sequence MDIVSLAWAALMVVFTFSLSLVVWGRSGL; translated from the coding sequence ATGGATATTGTAAGTCTCGCTTGGGCTGCTTTAATGGTAGTCTTTACGTTTTCTCTTTCACTTGTAGTATGGGGAAGAAGTGGACTCTAG
- the psbM gene encoding photosystem II protein M, with product MEVNILAFIATALFILVPTAFLLIIYVKTVSQND from the coding sequence ATGGAAGTAAATATTCTCGCATTTATTGCTACTGCACTATTCATTCTAGTTCCTACTGCTTTTTTACTTATTATTTATGTAAAAACGGTCAGCCAAAATGATTAA
- the psbD gene encoding photosystem II protein D2: protein MTIAVGKFTKDENDLFDIMDDWLRRDRFVFVGWSGLLLFPCAYFALGGWFTGTTFVTSWYTHGLASSYLEGCNFLTAAVSTPANSLAHSLLLLWGPEAQGDFTRWCQLGGLWTFVALHGAFALIGFMLRQFELARSVQLRPYNAIAFSGPIAVFVSVFLIYPLGQSGWFFAPSFGVAAIFRFILFFQGFHNWTLNPFHMMGVAGVLGAALLCAIHGATVENTLFEDGDGANTFRAFNPTQAEETYSMVTANRFWSQIFGVAFSNKRWLHFFMLFVPVTGLWMSALGVVGLALNLRAYDFVSQEIRAAEDPEFETFYTKNILLNEGIRAWMAAQDQPHENLIFPEEVLPRGNAL from the coding sequence ATGACTATAGCCGTTGGTAAATTTACCAAAGACGAAAATGATTTATTTGATATTATGGATGACTGGTTACGGAGGGACCGTTTCGTTTTTGTAGGTTGGTCTGGTCTATTGCTCTTTCCTTGTGCTTATTTCGCCTTAGGAGGTTGGTTTACGGGTACAACCTTTGTAACTTCATGGTATACCCATGGATTGGCCAGTTCTTATTTGGAAGGCTGCAATTTCTTAACCGCAGCGGTTTCTACTCCTGCTAATAGTTTAGCACACTCTTTATTGTTACTATGGGGTCCTGAAGCACAAGGGGATTTTACTCGTTGGTGTCAATTAGGCGGCCTGTGGACTTTCGTTGCTCTTCATGGTGCTTTCGCACTAATAGGTTTTATGTTACGTCAGTTCGAACTTGCTCGATCTGTTCAATTGCGCCCTTATAATGCAATCGCATTCTCTGGTCCAATTGCTGTTTTTGTTTCTGTATTCCTAATTTATCCATTAGGTCAGTCTGGTTGGTTTTTTGCACCTAGTTTTGGTGTAGCAGCTATATTTAGATTCATTCTATTTTTTCAAGGGTTTCATAACTGGACGCTGAACCCATTTCATATGATGGGAGTTGCCGGTGTATTGGGCGCTGCTCTGCTATGCGCTATTCATGGTGCTACTGTAGAAAATACTTTATTTGAGGATGGTGATGGGGCAAATACATTCCGGGCTTTTAACCCAACTCAAGCTGAAGAAACTTATTCAATGGTTACCGCTAACCGCTTTTGGTCCCAAATCTTTGGGGTTGCTTTTTCCAATAAACGTTGGTTACATTTCTTTATGTTATTTGTACCAGTAACCGGTTTATGGATGAGTGCTCTTGGGGTAGTCGGTCTGGCCTTGAACCTACGTGCCTATGACTTCGTTTCCCAGGAAATCCGTGCAGCTGAAGATCCTGAATTTGAAACTTTCTACACCAAAAATATTCTCTTAAACGAAGGTATTCGTGCTTGGATGGCGGCTCAAGATCAGCCTCATGAAAACCTTATATTCCCTGAGGAGGTTCTACCCCGTGGAAACGCTCTTTAA
- the psbC gene encoding photosystem II CP43 chlorophyll apoprotein, with translation MKTLYSLRRFYPVETLFNGTLTLAGRDQETTGFAWWAGNARLINLSGKLLGAHVAHAGLIVFWAGAMNLFEVAHFVPEKPMYEQGLILLPHLATLGWGVGPGGEVIDTFPYFVSGVLHLISSAVLGFGGIYHALLGPETLEESFPFFGYVWKDRNKMTTILGIHLILLGIGAFLLVFKALYFGGVYDTWAPGGGDVRKITNVTLSPSIIFGYLLKSPFGGEGWIVSVDDLEDIIGGHVWIGSICILGGIWHILTKPFAWARRALVWSGEAYLSYSLGALSVFGFIACCFVWFNNTAYPSEFYGPTGPEASQAQAFTFLVRDQRLGANVGSAQGPTGLGKYLMRSPTGEVIFGGETMRFWDLRAPWLEPLRGPNGLDLSRLKKDIQPWQERRSAEYMTHAPLGSLNSVGGVATEINAVNYVSPRSWLATSHFVLGFFLFVGHLWHAGRARAAAAGFEKGIDRDLEPVLFMTPLN, from the coding sequence ATGAAAACCTTATATTCCCTGAGGAGGTTCTACCCCGTGGAAACGCTCTTTAATGGAACTTTAACTTTAGCCGGCCGTGACCAAGAAACCACCGGTTTCGCTTGGTGGGCCGGGAATGCTCGACTTATCAATTTATCCGGTAAACTGCTTGGAGCTCATGTAGCCCATGCCGGATTAATCGTATTCTGGGCCGGAGCAATGAACCTATTTGAAGTGGCTCATTTCGTACCAGAGAAGCCGATGTATGAACAAGGATTAATTTTACTTCCCCACCTAGCGACTCTAGGTTGGGGGGTAGGTCCCGGTGGAGAAGTTATAGATACTTTTCCATACTTTGTATCTGGAGTACTTCACTTAATTTCGTCGGCTGTATTAGGCTTTGGTGGTATTTATCATGCACTTCTGGGCCCTGAGACTCTTGAAGAATCTTTTCCATTCTTCGGTTATGTGTGGAAAGATAGAAATAAAATGACCACAATTTTGGGCATTCACCTAATCTTGTTAGGTATCGGTGCTTTTCTTCTAGTATTCAAGGCTCTTTATTTTGGAGGCGTATATGATACCTGGGCTCCAGGAGGCGGAGATGTAAGAAAAATTACCAACGTCACCCTTAGTCCAAGTATTATATTTGGTTATTTACTAAAATCTCCTTTTGGAGGAGAGGGGTGGATTGTTAGTGTGGACGATTTGGAAGATATTATAGGGGGGCATGTATGGATAGGTTCCATTTGTATACTTGGTGGAATCTGGCATATCTTAACTAAACCTTTTGCATGGGCCCGCCGTGCACTTGTCTGGTCTGGAGAGGCTTATTTGTCTTATAGTTTGGGTGCTTTATCTGTCTTTGGTTTCATTGCTTGTTGCTTTGTATGGTTCAACAATACTGCTTATCCTAGTGAGTTTTACGGGCCTACTGGACCAGAAGCTTCTCAAGCTCAAGCATTTACTTTTTTAGTTAGAGACCAACGTCTTGGGGCTAACGTGGGATCCGCTCAAGGACCTACTGGTTTAGGTAAGTATCTAATGCGTTCTCCGACCGGAGAAGTTATTTTTGGGGGAGAAACTATGCGTTTTTGGGATTTGCGCGCTCCTTGGTTAGAACCCCTTAGGGGTCCAAATGGTTTGGACTTGAGTCGGTTGAAAAAAGACATACAACCTTGGCAAGAACGACGCTCAGCAGAATATATGACTCATGCTCCTTTAGGTTCTTTAAATTCTGTGGGTGGGGTAGCTACCGAGATCAATGCTGTCAATTATGTCTCTCCTAGAAGTTGGTTAGCTACTTCTCATTTTGTTCTAGGATTCTTCCTATTCGTGGGTCATTTGTGGCATGCGGGAAGGGCTCGTGCAGCTGCAGCAGGATTTGAAAAAGGAATTGATCGTGATTTGGAACCTGTTCTTTTCATGACCCCTCTTAATTGA
- the psbZ gene encoding photosystem II protein Z — MTIAFQLAVFALIATSSILLISVPVVFASPDGWSSNKNIVFSGTSLWIGLVFLVGILNSLIS, encoded by the coding sequence ATGACTATAGCTTTCCAATTGGCTGTTTTTGCATTAATTGCTACTTCATCAATCTTATTGATTAGCGTACCCGTTGTATTTGCTTCTCCCGATGGTTGGTCAAGTAACAAAAATATTGTATTTTCTGGTACATCATTATGGATTGGATTAGTCTTTCTGGTGGGTATCCTTAATTCTCTCATCTCTTGA
- the rps14 gene encoding ribosomal protein S14 yields MARKSLIQREKKRQKLEQKYHLIRRSSKKEISKVASLSDKWEIHGKLQSLPRNSAPTRLHRRCFLTGRPRANYRDFGLSGHILREMVHTCLLPGATRSSW; encoded by the coding sequence ATGGCAAGGAAAAGTTTGATTCAGCGGGAGAAAAAAAGACAAAAATTGGAACAAAAATATCATTTGATTCGTCGATCCTCAAAAAAAGAAATAAGCAAAGTAGCATCGTTGAGTGATAAATGGGAAATTCATGGAAAGTTACAATCTCTACCACGTAATAGTGCACCTACACGTCTTCACCGACGTTGTTTTTTGACCGGAAGGCCGAGAGCTAACTATCGAGACTTTGGGTTATCCGGACACATACTTCGTGAAATGGTTCACACATGTTTGTTGCCGGGGGCAACAAGATCAAGTTGGTAA
- the psaB gene encoding photosystem I P700 apoprotein A2 — protein MALRFPRFSQGLAQDPTTRRIWFGIATAHDFESHDDITEERLYQNIFASHFGQLAIIFLWTSGNLFHVAWQGNFESWVQDPLHVRPIAHAIWDPHFGQPAVEAFTRGGALGPVNIAYSGVYQWWYTIGLRTNEDLYTGALFLLFLSVISLLGGWLHLQPKWKPSVSWFKNAESRLNHHLSGLFGVSSLAWTGHLVHVAIPGARGESVRWNNFLDVLPHPQGLGPLFTGQWNVYAQNPDSSNHLFGTSQGSGTAILTLLGGFHPQTQSLWLTDIAHHHLAIAFIFLVAGHMYRTNFGIGHSMKDLLEAHTPPGGRLGRGHKGLYDTINNSIHFQLGLALASLGVITSLVAQHMYSLPAYAFIAQDFTTQAALYTHHQYIAGFIMTGAFAHGAIFFIRDYNPEQNKDNVLARMLDHKEAIISHLSWASLFLGFHTLGLYVHNDVMLAFGTPEKQILIEPIFAQWIQSAHGKTSYGFDVLLSATSGPAFNAGRSIWLPGWLNAVNENSNSLFLTIGPGDFLVHHAIALGLHTTTLILVKGALDARGSKLMPDKKDFGYSFPCDGPGRGGTCDISAWDAFYLAVFWMLNTIGWVTFYWHWKHITLWQGNVSQFNESSTYLMGWLRDYLWLNSSQLINGYNPFGMNSLSVWAWMFLFGHLVWATGFMFLISWRGYWQELIETLAWAHERTPLANLIRWRDKPVALSIVQARLVGLAHFSVGYIFTYAAFLIASTSGKFG, from the coding sequence ATGGCATTAAGATTTCCAAGGTTTAGCCAAGGCTTAGCTCAGGACCCCACTACTCGTCGTATTTGGTTTGGTATTGCTACCGCACATGACTTCGAAAGTCATGATGATATTACTGAAGAACGTCTTTATCAGAATATTTTTGCTTCTCACTTTGGACAATTAGCAATCATTTTTCTATGGACTTCCGGAAATCTGTTTCATGTAGCGTGGCAAGGAAATTTTGAGTCATGGGTACAAGACCCTTTACACGTAAGACCCATTGCTCATGCAATTTGGGATCCTCATTTTGGTCAACCGGCTGTGGAAGCTTTTACTCGGGGGGGCGCTCTTGGTCCAGTGAATATCGCTTATTCCGGTGTTTATCAGTGGTGGTATACAATCGGTTTACGCACTAATGAAGATCTTTATACTGGAGCTCTTTTTCTATTATTTCTTTCTGTTATATCTTTACTAGGGGGTTGGTTACACCTACAACCGAAATGGAAACCAAGCGTTTCGTGGTTCAAAAATGCCGAATCCCGTCTCAACCATCACTTGTCAGGACTCTTCGGAGTAAGTTCCTTGGCTTGGACAGGGCATTTAGTTCATGTCGCTATTCCTGGAGCCAGGGGAGAGTCCGTCCGATGGAATAATTTCTTAGACGTATTACCACATCCGCAAGGATTAGGTCCACTTTTTACAGGTCAGTGGAATGTTTATGCTCAAAACCCCGATTCAAGCAATCATTTATTTGGTACCTCCCAAGGATCGGGAACTGCCATTCTAACCCTTCTTGGGGGATTTCATCCACAAACGCAAAGTTTATGGCTAACTGATATTGCTCATCATCATTTAGCTATTGCATTTATTTTTCTTGTTGCTGGTCATATGTATAGAACGAACTTTGGGATTGGGCACAGTATGAAAGATCTTTTAGAAGCACATACTCCTCCAGGGGGACGATTGGGACGCGGGCATAAGGGTCTTTATGATACAATCAACAATTCGATTCATTTTCAATTAGGACTTGCCTTAGCCTCTTTAGGTGTTATAACTTCCTTGGTAGCCCAACACATGTATTCTTTACCTGCTTATGCGTTCATAGCACAAGACTTTACGACTCAAGCTGCGTTATATACGCATCATCAATACATTGCAGGGTTCATTATGACAGGAGCTTTTGCTCATGGAGCTATATTTTTCATTAGAGATTACAATCCGGAACAGAATAAAGATAATGTATTGGCAAGAATGTTAGACCATAAAGAAGCTATCATATCCCATTTAAGTTGGGCCAGTCTCTTTTTAGGGTTCCATACTTTGGGTCTTTATGTTCATAATGATGTCATGCTTGCTTTTGGTACTCCAGAAAAACAAATTTTGATCGAACCCATATTTGCTCAATGGATACAATCCGCTCATGGTAAAACTTCGTATGGGTTCGATGTACTTTTATCCGCAACAAGCGGCCCGGCATTCAATGCCGGTCGAAGTATATGGTTGCCTGGCTGGTTAAATGCTGTTAATGAGAATAGTAATTCCCTATTCTTAACAATAGGGCCTGGAGACTTTTTAGTTCATCATGCTATTGCTCTAGGGTTACATACAACTACATTGATCTTAGTAAAAGGTGCTTTAGATGCCCGCGGTTCCAAGTTAATGCCGGATAAAAAGGATTTCGGTTATAGTTTTCCTTGCGATGGTCCAGGACGAGGCGGTACTTGTGATATTTCGGCTTGGGACGCATTTTATTTGGCAGTTTTCTGGATGTTAAATACCATCGGATGGGTTACATTTTATTGGCATTGGAAGCACATTACATTATGGCAGGGCAATGTTTCACAATTTAATGAATCTTCCACTTATTTGATGGGATGGTTAAGAGATTATTTATGGTTAAACTCTTCACAACTTATCAATGGCTATAATCCATTTGGTATGAATAGTTTGTCGGTTTGGGCGTGGATGTTCTTATTTGGACATCTTGTTTGGGCTACGGGATTTATGTTCTTAATTTCATGGCGTGGATATTGGCAGGAGTTGATTGAAACTTTAGCATGGGCTCATGAACGCACACCTTTGGCCAATTTGATTCGATGGAGAGATAAACCGGTGGCTCTTTCCATTGTACAAGCAAGATTAGTTGGATTAGCCCACTTCTCAGTAGGTTATATATTCACATATGCGGCTTTCTTGATTGCCTCTACATCGGGCAAATTTGGTTAA